The following coding sequences lie in one Takifugu flavidus isolate HTHZ2018 chromosome 4, ASM371156v2, whole genome shotgun sequence genomic window:
- the LOC130524470 gene encoding monoacylglycerol lipase abhd6-A-like produces MKGCCVMRVKGEEEPTEWRTVFTGWQPPQTCAEMELLMLSGGVLLVLVLSLFLAYWFWPGALLKAYNWYWRWRLGLVVRFSYSGSYRFCYSSRGTPGGATPSILLLHGFSANKDMWLPLVTHLPRNQHVVCVDMPGHEGTSRTGVEDYSIQGQVFRIHQFVRSVGLDQRPFHLAGASMGGNVAGVYAATYPTQLSSLTLICPAGLVYPKETKFINHLRNMEQSQQEQQIPLIPSTIQELEDMLALCCYNRPNLPRQAMKGLLSNRIPNNNFYKEVFKEIVGEKSRHSLQDSLHLITAPAQVIWGKEDQVVHVSGATVLQEALPNCQVDVLENCGHSVALERPRKAAQLLAGFLSAQEVGRDDAKKRS; encoded by the exons ATGAAAGGCTGTTGCGTAATGCGGGTTAAAGGGGAGGAAGAGCCGACCGAATGGAGGACAGTCTTCACTGGCTGGCAACCTCCACAG ACGTGTGCggagatggagctgctgatgctgtctgGAGGTGTTCTGCTCGTGCTCGTCCTCAGCTTGTTCCTGGCCTACTGGTTCTGGCCTGGAGCCCTCCTGAAGGCCTACAACTG GTACTGGCGCTGGAGGCTGGGGCTGGTGGTCCGGTTCTCCTACAGCGGAAGTTACCGCTTCTGTTATTCCAGCCGCGgaacaccagggggcgccacaccgtcgatcctgctgctgcacggCTTCTCTGCCAACAAGGACATGTGGCTGCCTTTAGTCacg cACCTTCCCAGAAACCAGCACGTGGTGTGCGTGGACATGCCGGGCCACGAGGGGACCAGTCGCACAGGGGTGGAGGACTACAGCATCCAGGGTCAGGTCTTCAGGATCCACCAG TTTGTGCGGAGCGTCGGTCTGGATCAAAGACCCTTCCATCTGGCCGGGGCATCGATGGGCGGGAACGTCGCCGGCGTCTACGCCGCCACCTACCCCACTCAGCTCTCCAGCCTCACTCTGATTTGCCCCGCAG GTCTGGTTTACCCTAAAGAAACCAAGTTCATCAACCATCTCAGGAACATGGAGCAGAGTCAGCAAGAGCAGCAGATCCCTCTGATCCCCTCCACgatccaggagctggaggacatgcTGGCTCTCTGCTGCTACAACCGGCCCAATCTGCCCCGGCAG GCCATGAAGGGTCTCCTTAGCAACAGAATCCCCAACAACAACTTCTACAAAGAAG TGTTCAAGGAGATCGTAGGAGAAAAGTCTCGCCACTCGCTGCAGGACAGCTTGCATCTGATCACAGCACCAGCGCAGGTGATCTGGGGGAAGGAGGACCAG GTGGTGCACGTTTCCGGGGCAACGGTGCTGCAGGAAGCGCTGCCGAACTGCCAGGTGGACGTGCTGGAGAACTGCGGCCACTCCGTGGCGTTGGAGCGGCCCAGGAAGGCCGCGCAACTCCTCGCGGGCTTCCTGTCTGCGCAGGAAGTCGGCCGCGACGACGCCAAGAAGCGTTCCTGA
- the LOC130524463 gene encoding cytosolic 10-formyltetrahydrofolate dehydrogenase-like, whose amino-acid sequence MKIAVIGQSLFGQEVYKELRKDGHTIVGVFTIPDKDGKADPLATEAEKDGVPVFKFPRWRVKGQAIPEVVDQYARTGAELNVLPFCSQFIPMEVINRPKHGSIIYHPSLLPRHRGASAINWTLIHGDQKGGFTVFWADDGLDTGPILLQRECHVDPDDTVNTIYKRFLFPEGVKGTVEAVKLIAEGKAPRITQPAEGATYECIQKKDNAKIDWNQTAEALHNWIRGNDKVPGAWAEVDGQKVTFYGSSLLDNGAAATGQPLEIPGASRPAVVTKSGLVLFGNDGKSLLVRNLQFEDGKMISAAQYFSSGSSAAVELTEEEGRFAEQMRAVWQSILSNVSCIEDATDFFKAGAASMDVVRLVEEVKLRASSCQLQNEDVYMNTTFQDFIQMCVRKLRGEDGEEELVVHYVEKDINNMSVKMPHQLFINGEFVDAEGGKTYKSINPTDGLPICEVSLAQISDVDKAVAAAKEAFEEGEWGKMNPRDRGRLIYRLADLMEEHQEELATIEAMDSGAVYTLALKTHVGMSIQTFRYFAGWCDKIQGSTIPINQARPNRNLTFTKKEPIGVCAIVIPWNYPLMMLAWKTAACLAAGNTVVLKPAQVTPLTALKFAELAARAGLPKGVVNILPGSGALVGQRLSDHPDVRKLGFTGSTEIGKQIMKSCAVSNVKKVSLELGGKSPLIIFSDCDMDKAVRMGMSSVFFNKGENCIAAGRLFVEETIHDQFVKKVVEEVKKMKIGDPLDRSTDHGPQNHKAHLDKLVEYCQTGVKEGATLVCGGRQVQRAGFFFEPTVFTDVRDHMFIAREESFGPVMIISKFKSGEVDQVLRRANDTEYGLASGVFTRDISKALYVSEKLNAGTVFINTYNKTDVAAPFGGFKQSGFGKDLGQEALNEYLKTKAVTIEY is encoded by the exons ATGAAGATCGCCGTGATTGGGCAGAGTCTGTTTGGCCAGGAGGTGTACAAGGAGCTGAGGAAGGACGGCCACACCATCGTGGGGGTCTTCACCATCCCAGACAAGGACGGAAAGGCCGACCCCCTGG CAACCGAAGCAGAGAAGGACGGCGTCCCTGTTTTCAAATTCCCCCGCTGGCGTGTGAAGGGTCAGGCCATCCCCGAGGTGGTGGACCAGTACGCCCGGACCGGAGCCGAGCTCAACGTGCTGCCGTTCTGTTCTCAGTTTATTCCCATGGAGGTCATCAACCGGCCTAAGCACGGCTCCATCATCTACCACCCGTCTCTGCTGCCTCGCCACAGGGGGGCGTCGGCCATCAACTG GACGCTGATCCACGGAGACCAGAAAGGAGGATTCACGGTGTTCTGGGCCGACGACGGCCTGGACACCGGGCCCATCCTCCTGCAGAGGGAGTGCCACGTCGACCCCGACGACACGGTCAACACCATCTACAAGAGGTTCCTCTTCCCGGAGGGAGTCAAAGGCACC GTCGAAGCAGTGAAGCTGATTGCAGAAGGAAAGGCGCCCAGGATAAcgcagccagcagagggcgccacaTACGAGTGCATTCAGAAGAAAGACAACGCTAAG ATTGACTGGAACCAGACTGCTGAGGCCCTTCACAACTGGATCAGAGGGAATGACAAAGTGCCCGGTGCCTGGGCGGAGGTGGACGGACAG aagGTAACCTTCTATGGCTCCAGTCTGCTGGACAATGGTGCTGCAGCCACAGGACAACCCCTGGAGATCCCTGGAGCCAGCCGACCGGCTGTCGTCACCAAGTCGGGCCTGGTTCTCTTCGGCAACGATGGGAAGTCC ctgctggtgaggaACCTCCAGTTTGAGGACGGGAAGATGATCTCGGCTGCGCAGTACTTCAGCTCTGGGAGCAGCGCTGCCGTGgagctgacggaggaggagggacgCTTCGCGGAGCAGATGAGG GCGGTGTGGCAGAGCATCCTGAGCAACGTGAGCTGCATCGAGGACGCCACCGACTTCTTTAAGGCGGGGGCTGCTTCCATGGACGTGGTCAG ActtgtggaggaggtgaagctcCGGGCCAGTAGCTGCCAGCTGCAGAACGAGGATGTCTACATGAACACCACCTTTCAGGATTTCATCCAGATGTGCGTCAGGAAGCTCAGAGGAGAGGACGGTGAAGAGGAGTTGGTGGTCCACTAC GTGGAGAAGGACATCAACAACATGAGCGTGAAAATGCCTCACCAGCTCTTCATCAACGGAGAATTTGTGGACGCGGAGGGAGGGAAGACTTACAAGAGCATCAACCCCACCGACGGCCTG cccatTTGCGAGGTGTCTCTGGCGCAGATTAGCGACGTGGACAAAGCCGTCGCGGCCGCCAAGGAGGCgtttgaggagggggagtggggcAAGATGAACCCCAGAGACCGAGGCCGTCTCATCTACAG GCTGGCAGACCTGatggaggagcaccaggaggagctggccaCCATCGAAGCCATGGATTCGGGGGCTGTTTACACTCTGGCCCTGAAGACTCACGTCGGCATGTCCATCCAGACCTTCCGGTACTTCGCTGGCTGGTGCGACAAGATCCAA GGCAGCACCATCCCCATTAACCAGGCCCGGCCCAACCGTAACCTGACCTTCACCAAGAAGGAACCAATCGG AGTCTGTGCGATTGTGATTCCCTGGAACTACCCCCTGATGATGTTGGCCTGGAAGACTGCAGCCTGCCTGGCGGCTGGAAACACTGTGGTCCTCAAACCTGCTCAG GTGACGCCACTCACAGCACTGAAGTTTGCCGAGTTAGCAGCAAGGGCGGGACTGCCTAAAGGAGTCGTTAACATCCTTCCTGGATCGG GTGCTCTGGTGGGTCAGCGCCTGTCCGACCACCCCGACGTCCGGAAACTGGGCTTCACGGGCTCCACCGAAATCGGGAAGCAGATCATGAAAAG CTGTGCAGTTAGCAACGTGAAGAAGGTCTCTCTGGAACTGGGAGGGAAGTCTCCTCTCATCATCTTCAGCGACTGTGACATGGACAAGGCCGTGCGCATG gGAATGAGCTCGGTGTTCTTCAACAAAGGAGAGAACTGCATCGCGGCCGGCAGGCTGTTTGTGGAAGAAACCATCCACGACCAGTTTGTGAAGAAAGTG GTGgaagaggtgaagaagatgaagatcgGCGACCCGCTGGACCGCTCCACAGACCACGGGCCTCAGAACCACAAAGCCCACCTCGACAAGCTTGTGGAATATTGCCAGACTGGCGTCAAGGAGGGCGCCACCTTGGTGTGCGGTGGGAGGCAGGTGCAGCGGGCAG ggttcttCTTCGAGCCCACGGTGTTCACCGACGTACGAGACCACATGTTCATCGCTCGGGAGGAATCGTTCGGCCCCGTCATGATCATTTCAAAGTTCAAGAGCGG TGAGGTGGACCAGGTGCTGAGGAGGGCCAACGACACCGAGTACGGCCTGGCGTCGGGGGTCTTCACGCGGGACATCAGCAAAGCTCTCTACGTCAGTGAAAAGCTGAACGCCGGCACGGTTTTCATCAACACCTACAACAAGACGGACGTGGCGGCACCGTTCGGAGGCTTCAAACAGTCCGGCTTTGGCAAAGACCTGG GTCAAGAGGCTCTCAACGAATACCTGAAGACCAAGGCAGTGACCATCGAGTACTAG
- the pigu gene encoding phosphatidylinositol glycan anchor biosynthesis class U protein: protein MAAPLMLILILAVTIRAALYRSNLADLIAERVEVVSPLTAWKRVVEGLALLDLGVSPYSGDVFHETPLIIYLFHFVVDYAEITFMLADVLTAVALYKAVKEYNKQVFRKQKFALEADRYPLDCLELIRTPKEMYYIPLKVATFYLLNPFTILSCVAKSTCALNNAVIALFFLATIKGNVLLSAIFLALATYQSIYPLSLCAPALLYFMQRQYIPVNYRRASFWWFLTQYAFIYLGSLFIIVGLSFFLLGSWDYLQSVYGFILSVPDLTPNIGLFWYFFAEMFEHFRLFFLFVFQINVFFYTLPLSIKLKDHPVFLMFMQLAVISIFKSYPTVGDVALYLAFIPVWSHLHRFLRNIFLVACVLLACSALFPVLWHLWIYAGSANSNFYYAITLLFNVAQILLVSDYFHAFLRREHHLSYGLYLKRKDGSEATLVLK, encoded by the exons ATGGCGGCTCCGCTGATGCTAATTCTGATCTTAGCTGTAACCATCCGTGCTGCTCTGTACAGGTCCAATTTAGCGGACCTAATTGCGGAGCGGGTGGAGGTGGTCTCTCCGCTAACAGCCTGGAAAAGAG TGGTGGAAGGTTTGGCTCTGCTCGACCTGGGAGTCTCGCCATATTCCGGAGACGTGTTCCATGAG ACTCCCCTCATCATTTACCTCTTCCACTTTGTTGTGGACTATGCAGAGATAACGTTCATG CTAGCGGACGTGCTCACGGCTGTGGCGCTCTACAAAGCAGTGAAGGAGTACAACAAACAAGTG TTCAGAAAGCAGAAATTCGCCCTGGAAGCGGACCGGTACCCCCTTGACTGCCTGGAGCTCATCAGAACTCCCAAAGAGATGTACTACATTCCCCTGAAGGTGGCAACATT tTACCTTCTGAACCCGTTCACCATCCTGTCCTGCGTCGCcaagtccacctgtgctctcaACAATGCTGTGATTGCGCTCTTCTTCCTCGCTACTATAAAAG ggaacGTGCTGCTGAGCGCCATTTTCCTGGCCTTGGCCACCTACCAGTCCATCTACCCCCTCAGCCTCTGCGCTCCTGCACTGCTCTATTTCATGCAG CGCCAGTACATCCCAGTCAACTACAGACGGGCCAGTTTCTGGTGGTTCCTCACGCAGTACGCCTTCATCTACCTGGGCAGCCTCTTCATCATCGTCGGCCTCTCGTTCTTCCTGCTGGGCTCGTGGGACTACCTGCAGTCCGTCTACGGCTTCAT CCTCTCGGTACCCGACCTGACCCCCAACATCGGCCTCTTCTGGTATTTCTTCGCGGAGATGTTTGAACACTTTcggctcttcttcctcttcgtcTTCCAGATCAACGTCTTCTTCTACACCCTCCCTCTGTCCATCAAACTGAA ggatCATCCAGTGTTCCTCATGTTCATGCAGCTGGCTGTCATTTCCATCTTTAAATCCTACCCCACGGTGGGAGACGTGGCTCTTTACCTGGCCTTCATACCTGTCTGGAGTCACCTGCACAGAT TcttgaggaacatcttcctCGTGGCCTGTGTCCTGCTggcctgctctgctctgttcccTGTCCTCTGGCACCTCTGGATCTATGCAGGCAGCGCCAACTCCAACTTTTACTACGCCATTACGCTCCTCTTCAATGTAGCTCAG ATTTTGCTGGTGTCGGACTATTTCCACGCGTTCCTGAGGCGGGAACACCATCTCAGTTATGGACTCTATCTGAAGAGGAAGGACGGCTCCGAGGCTACGCTAGTTCTGAAATAA